The Bombina bombina isolate aBomBom1 chromosome 9, aBomBom1.pri, whole genome shotgun sequence sequence gtttaaacctcTACTTTATAAATCCTCTGCAccaactggggtgattgacaagcccttctctcACAGAATTGGTTGCGCAAGGGTGGGGGGTGGTTAGCATTGCACAATGGTAAATATGAGGAACAAATGCACCATATAATTTACGAGAAATGCGGAACCTGTGCGTTTACAAAATTGATGTTATTGTGAACTTCCTTGTGCTCATGCGTGAATAGAGGCAGTCCATCacaattggatcaggatgattgatagCCACCACACTTTAGGTGGCAGTGAGGTTAaatagcagcagtcttaaagggacagtctagtcagataggtgatagggcatgtcattttaaacaattttctaatttacatctatctgaataatgaaagtttgtttttgactagactgtccctttaatctgggtaggctcatatgctaatttcttagccattgaactgcctcttatctcagtgcattttgaaagtttttcagttagacactgttagttcatgtgtgtcatatagataacattgtgctcactcacgtggagttatttaagagtcagcactgattggctaaaatgcaagtctgtcaaaagaactgaggtaagggggctGTCTACAAAggtttagttacaaggtaatcacagagttaaaacgtgtattaatataacagtgttggctgtgcaaaactggggaatgggtaataaagggattgttaatatttttaaacaatacaaattctagagtagactgtccttttaagaccacagctacttaaaTAGTGTTAAGCTGGGGCTCCAAAGATACATTGAGAGATTAACAAATgggcagctagattacgagtttttcgttttgagctgtgcggtgctaacgggcagttttgtctcaccgctcacttacatgcagcgctggtattacgagttttcagaaaccgtccaaaccctaacctaaaaataaaacccacccaatacacccttaaaaaaaacctaacaccctgaagaacgacttaccgggagacgtcttcatccaagccgggcctaagtcctcaaagaagccgggagaagtggtcctccagatgggcagaagtcttcatccaagccgggcagaagtggtcttccagacaggcagaagtcttcatccagacggcatcttctatcttcatccatccggcacggagcgggtccatcttcaagacatccgacatggagcatcctcttcatccgacgactaaagctgaatgaaggtacctttaagtgacatcatccaagatggcgtcccttagattccaattggctgatagaattctatcagccaatcggaattaaggtagaaaaaaaatctacaaatagacagccgatagaatgcgagctcaatcctattggctgattggatcagccaataggaatgaacttcaatcctattggctgattgcatcagccaataggatttttttctaccttaattccgattggctgatagaattctatcagccaatcggaatctaagggacgccatcttggatgacatcacttaaaggtaccttcattcagctttagatttatttaaattatatttaagttagggggtgttagggttagacttaggtttaggggttaataactttaatatagtggtgacgacgttgggggcggcagattaggtgttaataaatgtaggtaggtggtggtgatgttaggggtggcagattaggggttaataatatttaacggtttgcgaggcgggagtgcagcggtttaggggttattatgtttattatagtggtggcgacttaggggttaataaatataatgtaggtgtcggcgatgttgggggcagcaaattaggggttcataaatataatgtaggtggcggcggtgtccggagcgacagattaggggttaaattttttattatagtgtttgcaatgcgggagggcctcggtttaggggttaataggtagtttatgggtgttagtgtactttttagcactttagtcttgagttttatgttacggcgttgtggaggtagagggtgtacggctcactttttggcctcccaggacagactcgtaatatcagcgctatggaagtcccatagaaaaaaagactttacgaagtttacataagtcgttttgcggtaaggccaaagaattgTGCGGTatacctaaaccttcaagactcgtaataccagcgggtgtaaaaaagcagcgttaggacctcttaacgctgcttttttaccttaacgcacaactcgtaatctagccggggGTTCATAGTAGCAATAGTGAGGCTTATGTATTTGAGGCGATAATGGAGTCTAAATCAGGGATTGAGAAATAAAAGGGTCCAGTGGCACCTAtttaatgttccttaaagggacactgtactccaaAATAATagtaagaaataaataaatctctcATGAATGCCCCTGGCAGACTAACCTTCCTTATGCATCGTTTCATAACTGCTTCACCTCTGTTAGAGTACCCTGTGTTTATCCTTACTGTGTGTATACTCTCTTCATAACCTATTGATACACACATGTTGGCGCCTCTGCTTTGGATTATCTTTTAGTCCCTTAAATGACTTTCCTTAGCCTAAACAATAACATTTCAGAAATAAATGACATAAGAAGGGTGCaaaataatgaaggtatattgcaaagttgttttactacgcaTACATTggcgttcaaaagtttggggtcacttagaaatttccttattttccatgaaaacataaaTTAAACGAGTTTGAGTAGGAAatagtcattgacaaggttagaaataatgaattttaagtgaaataataattgtctCCTTTAAACTTTGCTTTCGgcaaagaatcctccatgtgcagcaattacagccttgcagacctcGGCCATTCTAGTTGttaatttgttgaggtaatctcaAGAAATTTCACCCCATGCTTCCGGAAGCACCTCCCAAAAGTTGGATTGGTGGGCACTTCTTATGTACAATATGGTCAAGCtactcccacaacagctcaataggttTGAAATCTGGcgactgtgctggccactccattaaagggacattctagacaaaatttaaatgcagatagatgaattacatctttgaatagaaacatatttgcaatatacatgtattgccaaaaatgcttctagtaaaagttaccactgttttCATGTTAGCATTGTTCTATGCATATGAAgcaaagctagatattctcagtgcaccagcattttaaatactgcagctgctgagagcaccagtggggcttgtatcatgtaagtAATTAACAAaccgagtcattaccagatggtacaagcaccttagactcgctgagcaagtgctgtgtttataatGCTTGTGCACGGTCCATActtgaatacacttttgaaatggctataacttttattagaagcatttttgcgaatacatgtatattacaaaaatgcttctattcaaaactgaaatgcaccaatgtggattccaattttgtctggaatgtcctttAAAAGACAGAATatcagctgactgcttcttccctaaatagttcttgcatagtttggagctgtgctttgggtcattgtcctgttttaGGAGGAAATGGGCACCAATCAAGCACTGTCCACAGGGTATGGCAGGGCGTACAACATGAAGTGATAGTCTTCCTTCTTCcctttaccctgtataaatctcacactttaccaccaccaaagcacccccagaccatCAGACTGCCTCCACCATGGTTGACAGATGGCGTCAAGCACTCCACCagcatcttttaatttggtctgcaACTCACAAATGTTCTTTGTGATTTGAACACCTCAAATTTAGAATTAGCTGTCCTTAACATTTTCTCCCCCCCCCAATCTTCCTCTGTCTAGTGTGTTCTacccatcttaatcttttcttgTCACCTCTTCACCAAGCCTTTCTGTGCCACAGCATCCTTGGTAAATTCAGGGGCTCCAGCCACCCGAGGCCCAGCGCTCTGAGCGGACCGTTCCACCTGTAAACAaatagctgtgctagcatacagaacagtgcTGCGTTTAGTGAGTCGGCCGTGGCACAGAAAGGTTAAGTTTAGCACACCTTTTTTATAAAGTGATGAGAAAGTCCTATTTTTATTGATGGTGAATCCTaatgtttcaaaaacactaggattaaccatcactttaaattgATCACTTTCTAATGAGGATGCActctaatttactttttaatctagccgtgccattctaataccccacttCAAAACATTGGTTACTATGCTGTTCCAATCGAAGGTTACTCAAAAAGTGTATGATCTTGACAATTGCACTAACTGAATATCTAGCTATGTAATTTTTCTAGTCAATTGCCAAGAATGTAACttacagcagtgatttttaacctttttttgccgtggcacacttttttacattaaaaaatcctgtggcacaccaccatcccaaaatttaaaaaaaatcacacattgtagcctaatacagcatatatacacactgtatgtattgtgctgttatgccatacctcctacaaactacccctgcactgggagtaaaaaacaagcaaagtttaaaaaatatgtcacactgttgtcagtctgccgtggcacacctgaggatctctcacggcacactggttgaaaaacactgacttacAGTATGTGGGTATGACCTCAAGAGAGGCGAGGGTGTGCATTAGGGAACACCTTAATGATGTTTCCACCAATAATCCAAGCTTGGCTTTGACAGCCCATTTTATCATGCAACATGACAGCCAAGTGGGTAATTTTGGTTGGTTAATGACAACCCATTAGAGGTGGGGAGCTGGTTGCCCTTCTCTCACATAGAGGCGTGTTTTGGATTTTTTAAAAACTAGAATTCCACTTGGATTTAATTTTGAAGCAGCGATTATAAATGTATGGTGTTGAATGCCCCCaatttatgtatacattttaatcatttttatttttctcccctctggGGCCATATCCCACATACTCAATATATCCCCTTGGTCAGGAAATGTTTATTAAACATGTTTCCCTCGGGAAAATTATTATTAGTGGATTATATGATAGATCAAACATGTAATTTACTATATGAGGAACCAAGAAATATACGTCATAACAAGTTATTATATTAGCATGTGTACTGAGGATCATTTTGTCAGTTCTGGTTTATTTCCAGACATTTAGGTGTGATCTAGTATTTATCATTCTTGTCAATTGTATAACCTTATATGGTTTTCTTACTGCACTGCCTTAATTTATAAGCTGGAGGAGTTCCTCCTCCAGTAACATTACTTGTGAATTAATCatatatataactgtgttaatGAAGTTAAATCACATACTAAAGgcaagagccttaaagggacatgaaacccaaaaattctctttcatgatttagaaagagcatgcaattataaacaactttctaatttacttctattatctattttgcttcatactcttgatattctttgctgaaaagcatatctagatatgcttagtagctgcacatagatgcctcctgtgattgggtCACTGTGGGCATTGGTATTTCTTAATTAAAGTatatctgaagaataaagcaaattaggtaatagacgtaaattagaatgttgtttaaaattatattctctaccttaatcatgaaataaaatgtttgggtatagtgtccccttAACACATCAGAGTAGTTTCTTTCTGCATGTAGAATTTTTTGGTATGTTTCTAGCATTTTCCATGCATATCGAATAGTTTGATTTTTCCAATCTTACCTGTGCTTCTCCTATTGAAGGTTGTGCcaagtgccattctaataccctgtgctCTAGCAGCCCACTTCAAAACTAATTTGTGAGCCAACGGTTTAAACTGTTCTCAAATCGTTGCACTAGCTCACTGGTtttctaacctgtcctcagacctccctgatGGGCCACGTTTTGAggctatctgaactggagcacaggttaaataatcagctgattattaaacaTGATTATACCTGCTCTCagccaagataatcctgaaaacctggcccaTTGgggaaaaccagtgctctagctgTATGACATTGTTTGAAACTAGAGTGCCAATTGGAGAACTGTTCATACTattagctcaccaaaaaaaaagttttgaagtgggtggttgGAACACAGTGTATTAGAACGTCACAACtagattaaaaaaaagttacagcgcatcttcattagaggtgatcaattaaagtctatctaaaatatattagattccagacctgattttaaaacatgccaTTTACCAACATGAAGATGTCTCTGGCTTCTGATCCCTGACTGCAAGTCAatctgtcctgttgatcatcttaTATAAAGGTGGTTTACAGATCAGAGACTCATGAGCAGAGCCCTCTACCATTTCTGATTACTGTACTCCACTATTTTATACTTAACCCCTTACAGGGTACAGCGCTGTACTTTCTACGGGGCTTATGTTTTTTCAATAGCCCAGCTTTGCCTCCTGGAGGGAGGCTAAATAAATTGTCTTACCGCTGGAGGCGAGACCCGCTCTGTTATAGGCAGGAAAACCCTTACTGACCActaacatacagggtacattgtggtcgatAAACACTTTGTAATTCAAAGCCATTAACCTATCAGCCAAGTCTTGCGTTCGGCTCTTTTCAAATTTCTTCTCGTTAAGTGCAACACACTAGTCTGTGAAAATCAGATTGTCATgtgtttcacaagaagaaatccggctccgaaaagagccaaacaCCATGAGCTGTCACTTTCTTCTGCATCCGAATGCCCATCCCTAATTAACGGTGAAATAGTTTAGTGGCCGATAGGCAAGTCCAATAGTGTAAAACCGGTACAAGTGCTTGCGAGGCACACTTTCTTGATTTACACACACATTGCACTTTATACATTTGTTTTAGCAGACATTAAAATTAACCCAAAAAGTGGATTAGATCCAATTTTACAAGGTAGATGTGATTGTTTaattcttaaaatggcatgttctcttTAAATCCCTTGAATTAATATACACAAAACAGACAATTGCACATCAATTTATTGAAATGATTTAAATATGGACATCTCTACTAGGGATAGAAAGCTGAACAAGTGCAATAACTAATTTGCTCTTTGTAGGTACAGAGCACCAATACAATCTCCACAGCAGCAGAGACACACAAAGCGTAAAAAAAGGACAATGCCCTCACAATAGTCTGATTTTATGTTTTAGGGAAACCGTGACTAGAATGGATCAACTAGGATTTTGGAAACTGGAGAAAACTCAATACAGATAAGGTGCACTGACTGAGACCGTATCATACCAGGCTTAAGCTCAGGACGGCTAAGAGCTTAGTACCAATTCTATATTTGGAACCTATATTTTGGAATGTACTTTTCATGTGTTAAATAACAGCCATGTAAATTTGCTTGTGCCTTGTAAGTTACCCAATTGTATTCGTAAGCTACACTGCCAAGCAACTAGATAAAGGTAAGAGAAATGAGAAGATTGCAACAAATTAGTAACAGAATACAATAAGTGCtattaacagaaaaaaataagtGCATTTTCTgtgcaaaaacataaataaatctacAGTATTATGTAAATAGAGGAAACTGCAAATGAATAtttgttcaaaattgaaatgcCTTTTACCAACCGTAAATAAAAAGTGCCTGGTCACTGATGAGTTTCATCTAAGGGGCATAAAAAAACCCATCAGATCTAGTTTGTGTAAAGAGTGACACTGGCTGtgacaaaattaaacctaaacacaGAAGTTGTTTACAGTTAAAATTAAAACTTGTTGACCACTCTAGTAAAGAAGGTGTTAACCTAGCAAACACTTTACAAGCTGCCCTCACATGCAGCGGTGTCAGAATCCCTAGCTGTGAAGTGTTTGGGGAAAGAAAACTAAAGGATGGCGGCTTCAGCGTCATGAGAAATGACCTATTTCTTGGCTTTGCCTTGAGCCGCTACAGCTTCCATTGCTTTCCGTACAGTCTCTTCATCGCCCAAGAACTGCATAGGCTTAATTGGTTTAAGATTCTTGTCCAGCTCATAAACAATAGGGATGCCAGTTGGTAAGTTTAGCTCCATGATGGCTTCCTCTGACATGCCTACACGAGAAAAAGATTTAAATAAGGTTGTTATAAAAGTCAAAACCTttagttttaaaaacaaacaaaaaaagcaatCACTTCAAGTTATATATAAAATTTCAGTATTAAGAGTTTGTGGAagttatgcagggggggggggggggggttatgcatacAAAAAGTGTTGACATGTTCCTTTAGGCACAGAAAGGATCAGTTTTAAAACATTAGATTTGCTAAAGATTGAATAATCTGTTAATGAGATCATATCTTAGAAAagtctaaaccactggttttcaaaccagccctccctaaaaggccagattgaggatatctgaattagcacaggtgaaataatcagctgaatagtaaactgttattttacctgctcctacccaaggtaatcctgaaaatctggcctgatgacaggtttgaaaattgGTGGTCTAAACATGtttatttttctcttggtatccaactAAAGATTAATTTAAACAGAGTGAAGTGCTTAGCTCAGCATATGATCCCACATTCTATCTGTAAAAACAGTCAAGTAATTTACTTTAAAGCAAAGTTACATGCCTAAGTGCAGTCAACTGAAATGTAATACATGGTGAAGGAGACTATTCGGATTTAGTTTAAGATGCTTAACTAATCTATGGCAATTAAAATAGATTACACCCATAAAGTTAACCAACAGGGCAGCAGACATACCTTCAAGGTGCTTGACAATCCCTCTAAGGCTATTGCCGTGAGCAGCAATCAACACTCTTTTCCCCTCCTTGATCTGTGGGACAATCTCTTCATTCCAGAATGGCAAAGCTCTAGCAATGGTATCCTTCAGACTTTCACAGCTTGGAAGTTGGTCCTCTGTCAAGTCTGCATATCGACGGTCCTGCAAAGTGTGACAAGAAAGCTCAGCCAGGCCACAGTTTGCTACAAAAACAGAACTTTAAAGTCAATAAGGATTGAGTACCCATGACGAGTAACTAGTCTTCACCTTGATTAGTCGTATATTTCCAAGCATCACCCACTTATTcaattacatacacattttataaaTAAGGTCAACTAATAGCAGGCACCAGGGTGACTCGATGCATTTTATTTCATATAGTTTAGGAAACAGTGGTGCAATTAAGCTTACCTTACTAATAATGGTATAATATGAGTGATCTTGATCCATGGTTGGTGGAGGAATATCAAATGACCGCCTCCAAATCTTCACCTGCTCTTCTCCATGTTTAGCAGCAGTCTCTGCTTTGTTGAGACCAGTTAGTCCACCATAGTGACGTTCATTTAGACGCCATGTTCTTACAACTGGAAGCCACATCTGGTCAATACCTTGCAGTGCGATCCATAAGGTACGAATTGCCCGCTTAAGCACAGATGTATAGCAAATGTCAAACTCGTATCCCGCCTCTGAAAaacaaagtgaaaagtaaaataaaaaagttatacaaaAAGTAGTGGAACGATAAGAAAGCATaaatggtgtttttattttaaagggacactaaagacaaaatGACAACACAATCCACAATTTTCCTGTGCTGCGACACAATACAGGGGAATAGAAAATGTTATTAACTTTTAAATTTGCCAAACATTCTACTTCTCATTTGCAATATTAAGCAATGGCTTTAGTGTTTTCTATATTGTATTAGTTGATTATGCAGCTCTATTGTATTGTGGCCCTTTTACAGGaccattaattattttttttttaaaaattcaggtTTCAGATAGAGtgcaatattaatttaaataaaaatatatcattccaatatacttcttgtAAATGTACAGTCTATATGCACAATTTGAGGCTTCAGCTCCTACCAAGCATATGCAATATTACACaggcatgtgcattcagatcctttgtTAGGGTCCGAATGCAGAGGATGCTCGTGTCATTCGTCTCTGTTCTGAGCTGGATTTATTCAAGTGAAAgttacacactaagatctggacttAAACATCTTAGTGTAaaactttcacaaaaataaatccagctcaaaaaaaaaaaaaaaaaaaaagccacaagtTGCCgccattctactgctcatttcaaaataGTTAAGCGTTAATGCATGgtctttttactgtgtatttgtaaAGCTTCTGCAGGTAAAATCAAGTTTGACAATATAGAAACTAGTGTTCCTTGCCTAAATGATTACAGCTATTTTGCAGATATGCAAGTAAAGACTAAATATCAATTCAGGATATGATATTGCTTGTAGCCACAAAAACATTATGTAacaaaatatccccccccccccccatatgtcaTTAGCATTAAAAAGGAAGTGGACATCAAACAAAAGGAATTTGGCACCATTACATGCCACAACCTTCACCAATGTACCAAGATATGTTTAGACCAGAGATCACTGCCCCTAAAAAATGAAAACATGTAACTAAATACAAAAATGCTGGTAATTAGTGacgtcgcgaatagttcgccggcgaataattcccggcgaacatagcatgttagtGTTCGCTGcaaagggcgaacatatgcgatgtgcggtccgctccctattcgtcatcattgagtaaactttgaccctgtacctcacagtcagcagacacattccagccaatcagcagcagaccctccctcccagaccctcccacctcctggacagcatccattttagattcattcggaagctgcattgttagtgagaggagggacagtgtagctgctgatgatttaatagggaaattgatagataGGCTAGtgtttcagtgtccactacagtcctgaaggactcatctgatctctgctgtaaggacagcaccccaaaaagccctttttagggctagaacatcagtcttttttcttttttcgcctgtgtaatctaattgcagttgcctgccagcgtgtgtgtgtcaggctcacagcgtatacggtgcccacttgcccagtgccaccactcatatctggtgtaacagtgtacatttaaaaaaacacaacacttttttgactgtgaaatagtcagtttccttcacttgtgtgcgtttcagggactgccagggcacagtgtcacaccagtgcaactcatatctggtttaacagtagtgtacattaaccccttaatgaccacagcacttttccattttctgtccgtttgggaccagggctatttttaaatttctgcagcgtttgtgtttagctgtaattttcctctgactcgtttactgtacccacacataaaccgtttttctcgccattaaatggactttctaaagacaccattattttcatcatatcctataatttactataaaatttgttttataaaatatgaggggaaaaaaaaaaaaaaaccccacactttttctaactttgacccccaaaatctgttactcatctacaaccaccaaaaaacacccatgctaaatagtttctaaattttgtcctgagtttagaaatacccaatgtttacatgttctttgcttttt is a genomic window containing:
- the PGAM1 gene encoding phosphoglycerate mutase 1; protein product: MAAYKIVLIRHGESTWNQENRFCGWFDADLSATGQHEAERGAQALKEAGYEFDICYTSVLKRAIRTLWIALQGIDQMWLPVVRTWRLNERHYGGLTGLNKAETAAKHGEEQVKIWRRSFDIPPPTMDQDHSYYTIISKDRRYADLTEDQLPSCESLKDTIARALPFWNEEIVPQIKEGKRVLIAAHGNSLRGIVKHLEGMSEEAIMELNLPTGIPIVYELDKNLKPIKPMQFLGDEETVRKAMEAVAAQGKAKK